The segment GATATGTATTAAAAACTTTGGAAATACCCTTAGGCTATTGCCCTTTTATTGTTTGCCAGTTCCTTTTGTGACTGTACATGCCTTAAGCTTTAGGAACTCAAAAGAGAAGGAAGgtatagtaatacatgtacttgttttgtaatttaaacatGAATACCTTTGTCAATGAGTTTTGGATATGGCCATTTTCTCTTGCAACATTCATAGCAATTCTTAGTgaaatttcattgttaaaatgaattctgattgaaaaaaatttgataagacGAAATACATACAGCAGTTTATATTGTGTCTCAAAgccatacatgtagtaatttgaaatacagtagaactttgatatctcgaacactgatatctcgaaaacaatgaatatgtcaaagtgatttctAAGTCCCAATCACTAATTTTTTACGTATTTTACCatcgatatctcaaatactcggatatctcaaagtttttaaacagtccaaagtagttcgagataacgaagtttgactgtatttgaTTTAcagaaattttcatttattagttATATCAACACTCTAGACTAGATGATTTGCAATCAGAAAAGTTAGTTATTTAAGAAAGGTTTTGATTTTCATGCTCTAATGACCCTTTATTAATTTTAGTCAGAAGAATATATGTAaataggatctctcatgatttgcgattgaatatgatttttatccaatgaGTTGTGTGTTTTCCATCCCTGAGCCTTAAAAATTGGCAAAGGGGTAAGAATATTAAAACACACGAGTTGGATAataatcatataccatcgcatataatgagagattctttttatcacatgttttaccagAAGTTAAACCTTAATCTCTTGTTAAACCTCAATCTTTCTTTAAACATGATACCGATAATTGGGAGCTGCACAACACATTCACTACATGACGTCATCAACTTTACCCATGAAAGAAGTTCCTTGAAgattaacaaacaaacatttcattttctggtatttttatcattcaatttaaaaaaaaaatgaaacagcaTTAAATGCTGCACATTTATAACTCTATGcttttcaaatgaattattttattacttttttattctatGTCAATAATCTGCCCAAAGCTACGcaatgtttaattatgacgtcacgtggtgtaagaacacacagtggaatatcaaaaatttatcccatgagtgatatccaccgtataatgagataaacatatgataaattACAGTATCACATAATTTTGCAATTTAGCTTCCGGAAGTTatgggataaaaaaaataaactatggTATTTCAAAGTTAATGGTATATTTCTcacttttttaacaaatgaaaaatgtgACTCAAACTTAATGCTCCTGGggaaaaaagtttgaaaagaaaaaatcttactttaaaaaaattgttgtgtaCTCAAAATTCAGTCCCTTTGGATGTTTTTAATGCTCTAATATTATAACTTTCAACATGTTCCAAAAGTAATTTTATCAtcatttcttcttctttttatttaaacagcAGTGAGAGCATGTTCCTTATTGATGCTTggttcaaaaatgaatttttaataaacTTACTTGgggaaaaaatgtttgtttgtagATAAGGATCAGGAGAAAATGATTGACTACAAAGCTGTGATAGAGACTGCTGAACAATTGTATCAGGATTACAAAGTCCAGGAGTTATATGACTATCTTGTTCAATTCAAGGATTGTACAAACGATGAGGTCCTATGGCGACTGGCCAGGGCCACCACTGACAAGGGCAAAGACAGTACCGATGCAGAAGTGAAGAAATCCTGTATGTTTGAAGCATTTGAACATGCAAAGAGGGCtttacaaataaatgaaaataattttgcttGTCACAAggtatataaaattgatttttttttttcatatttatttgtttatgtttgaaaatcaactataaacaaatatttttaaaaaatgacttttaatttttacaaatgaTCAATGGCCATCTATAGATTATGATCCTAGCGGTAGATTACGTATGAAAATACCAAAGTTGTGGTGTATATAGTGATTATATGTTAACTGCATGACTGACCATGTTCTTacaaaacattacattttataaatagaagattaaaaaaacttgtacatgtatcacatacattttatcaaagaaaacaaatgtgtttgttttatattttgtggtATATTTCTGCTGCTTATCAAgtttaatacatttacaatttaGAGTAAAAGATAgaattgcatgtattttttttttaaattcagctCACTTTTATAGAAACTATAGCCATTCAGTCAAGAATTATAGGAACTTTTTCTGATtgacatttaaattttacagtGGTATGCTGTGCTGCTGGATTACACCGGGGAGTATGAAGGCACTAAAGCCCGGATTTCTAATGCTTTCTCTGTTAAGAAACATTTCCTGGTGAGTTGTTTATAATTAAGCTGGAATTAAGATGTTGAGACATCTGGGGCATCTTATTGataggattttcttattttatccTCATGCATTTTAGACAAATAACCAACATTAAGAAGTCTGAATTTTATTCGGAATTTTCCCTTAAATAGAAAAGTGAATTTTTTTGTAGCAAATTAGATGTTGTCGTGATTGAACGAAATGTCCTATAAAACACCTGTTGATAATAACTTGATACAGGAAACACTTTTATCACACAATTATACTTTGtgtaattgttttaatgatGAAGTGCAATACGACTCCCAGTAGATCTTCAAAAATATTAACTCATGTATCTGATTCAATG is part of the Magallana gigas chromosome 3, xbMagGiga1.1, whole genome shotgun sequence genome and harbors:
- the LOC105341526 gene encoding regulator of microtubule dynamics protein 1 produces the protein MVFKGTTMFSASLFRNIRRLQGFRTIRQICIKNFGNTLRLLPFYCLPVPFVTVHALSFRNSKEKEDKDQEKMIDYKAVIETAEQLYQDYKVQELYDYLVQFKDCTNDEVLWRLARATTDKGKDSTDAEVKKSCMFEAFEHAKRALQINENNFACHKWYAVLLDYTGEYEGTKARISNAFSVKKHFLRAIELNPNDATSIHSIGFWCFIFADMPWYTRKVAAALFAAPPTSTYSEALYYFQLAEKVEANFYSMNLLMIGKTHLRMKNYSAAKSFLVKARDYPVVTPDDKKAHEEAIQLLSKIGVKS